One window of Mauremys reevesii isolate NIE-2019 linkage group 4, ASM1616193v1, whole genome shotgun sequence genomic DNA carries:
- the LOC120404759 gene encoding natural cytotoxicity triggering receptor 3 ligand 1-like encodes MSRSPLTLLVLGLLGGCAGKLAVETDASPVRAQVGDDVVLKCQFSVAQPPVDLSQLVVQWFHRGGQLVEFDNVLSGSRPGATLSVEGLRSGNAALHLSKVTPESAGNYRCYVTYAPDVRIKQVVLHVEDPSKPPVEEPEAEAPHACAPDPDPLVLKKLDQVLSILQQISRKLEAAGAGAGGEA; translated from the exons ATGAGCCGCTCCCCGCTGACCCTGCTCGTCCTCGGCCTGCTGGGGGGCTGCG CCGGCAAGCTGGCGGTGGAGACGGACGCCTCCCCGGTGCGAGCCCAGGTGGGGGACGACGTGGTGCTGAAGTGCCAGTTCTCCGTGGCGCAGCCGCCCGTGGACCTGAGCCAGCTGGTGGTGCAGTGGTTCCACCGGGGCGGGCAGCTGGTGGAGTTCGACAACGTGCTGAGCGGGAGCCGGCCGGGCGCCACCCTGAGCGTGGAGGGGCTGCGGAGCGGCAACGCCGCGCTCCACCTCAGCAAGGTGACCCCGGAGAGCGCCGGCAACTACCGCTGCTACGTCACCTACGCGCCCGACGTGCGCATCAAGCAGGTCGTCCTCCACGTCGAGG ACCCCTCGAAGCCGCCCGTGGAGGAGCCGGAGGCCGAGGCCCCTCACGCCTGCGCCCCTGACCCCGACCCCCTGGTGCTGAAGAAGCTGGaccaggtgctgagcatcctgcaGCAGATCAGCCGCAAGCTGGAGGCGGCaggcgctggggctgggggggaggcctga